From Halobacterium sp. R2-5, the proteins below share one genomic window:
- a CDS encoding PHP domain-containing protein: MPTTRVDLHVKVLDDDVVRRAKAAGVDVLVYAPHFTRLPELRERAAAFSDDELLVVPGREVFTGSWRDRKHVLAVGLDDPVPDFVTLDGAISEFDRQDAAVLAPHPGFLTVSLTAADVERLRDRIDAVETYNPKHLPHHDRRARKVADAYGIPAFASSYAHRPETVGGVWTEFDADIDSEADLVDALQSGVSRRTYHQRNARFRARELAEQLHLGYENTWEKVDRLLLSGMEPTHPRHIAYGGKFDDVAVY, encoded by the coding sequence GTGCCGACGACACGGGTCGACCTCCACGTGAAGGTGCTCGACGACGACGTGGTCCGTCGCGCGAAGGCCGCTGGCGTGGACGTGCTCGTGTACGCGCCGCACTTCACGCGGCTGCCGGAGCTCCGCGAGCGCGCCGCCGCGTTCTCTGACGACGAGCTGCTGGTGGTGCCCGGCCGCGAGGTGTTCACGGGGTCGTGGCGGGACCGCAAGCACGTGCTCGCAGTCGGGCTCGACGACCCCGTCCCGGACTTCGTGACCCTCGACGGCGCCATCTCGGAGTTCGACCGCCAGGACGCCGCGGTGCTCGCTCCCCACCCGGGATTCCTCACGGTGAGTCTGACCGCCGCGGACGTCGAGCGGCTCCGCGACAGAATCGACGCCGTGGAGACGTACAACCCGAAACACCTCCCGCACCACGACCGGCGCGCGCGGAAGGTCGCCGACGCCTACGGCATCCCCGCGTTCGCGTCCTCGTACGCCCACCGGCCCGAGACCGTCGGCGGCGTCTGGACGGAGTTCGACGCCGACATCGACTCGGAGGCGGACCTCGTGGACGCGCTCCAGTCGGGCGTGTCCCGGCGGACGTACCACCAGCGCAACGCCCGCTTCCGGGCGCGAGAGCTCGCCGAGCAGCTCCACCTCGGCTACGAGAACACGTGGGAGAAAGTCGACCGGCTCCTCCTCTCGGGCATGGAGCCCACCCACCCCCGCCACATCGCGTACGGCGGGAAGTTCGACGACGTCGCCGTCTACTAG
- a CDS encoding acyl-CoA dehydrogenase family protein, with product MNLLSEDVVPEHALDVKRDAREFAEEHIAPNAEEYYRTGDYPWEILEAGMDAGLVAQDIGEEYGGRGLDLEQVLAIAEEFYRADAGIALTLQLASFGAEMLEQYGTDEQKERYLRPVAENDQITGLAVSEPDIGSDLAGMHTTAEKDTAEQSSASSESTSATQNGDEYVLNGEKYWIGNGVEADWVTVYAKTGDTDDRYMNYSLFIVPTDTDGYEAEHIPEKMGMRASKQAHIVFDDCRIPEENVIGSEGAGFMMLADFFNHGRVVVGGHGLGLAAAALEEAWEFVHEREEFGRHVADFQAVQHGLADMRLEFEAARALNYRAARKVENYENPGLWAAMAKTKSTEVAVDNAEQGMQFHGGRSILTDRRIARVYRDARIPVIYEGANEIQRNLIYRQSGEQ from the coding sequence CTGAACCTGCTCTCCGAGGACGTCGTGCCCGAGCACGCCCTCGACGTCAAGCGGGACGCCCGGGAGTTCGCCGAAGAGCACATCGCGCCGAACGCCGAGGAGTACTACCGGACCGGGGACTACCCCTGGGAGATTCTGGAGGCGGGGATGGACGCCGGCCTCGTCGCCCAGGACATCGGCGAGGAGTACGGCGGCCGCGGTCTCGACCTCGAACAGGTCCTGGCCATCGCCGAGGAGTTCTACCGCGCGGACGCCGGCATCGCGCTGACGCTCCAGCTCGCGAGCTTCGGCGCGGAGATGCTCGAACAGTACGGCACCGACGAGCAGAAAGAACGGTACCTCCGCCCGGTCGCTGAGAACGACCAGATCACGGGCCTCGCGGTCTCCGAACCCGACATCGGTTCTGACCTCGCGGGGATGCACACGACCGCCGAGAAGGACACCGCCGAGCAGAGCTCGGCGAGCTCTGAGTCGACTTCGGCGACTCAGAACGGCGACGAGTACGTGCTGAACGGCGAGAAGTACTGGATCGGCAACGGCGTCGAAGCCGACTGGGTGACGGTGTACGCGAAGACCGGGGACACCGACGACCGCTACATGAACTACTCGCTGTTCATCGTCCCCACCGATACGGACGGCTACGAGGCCGAGCACATCCCCGAGAAGATGGGGATGCGCGCCTCCAAGCAGGCCCACATCGTCTTCGACGACTGCCGGATTCCCGAGGAGAACGTCATCGGCAGCGAGGGAGCCGGGTTCATGATGCTCGCGGACTTCTTCAACCACGGCCGCGTCGTCGTCGGCGGGCACGGCCTCGGCCTCGCCGCCGCGGCGCTCGAAGAGGCCTGGGAGTTCGTCCACGAGCGCGAGGAGTTCGGACGCCACGTCGCGGACTTCCAGGCGGTCCAGCACGGCCTCGCGGACATGCGCCTGGAGTTCGAGGCCGCCCGTGCGCTGAACTACCGCGCCGCCCGCAAGGTCGAGAACTACGAGAACCCCGGGCTGTGGGCGGCGATGGCGAAGACGAAGTCCACGGAGGTCGCCGTCGACAACGCCGAACAGGGGATGCAGTTCCACGGCGGCCGCTCGATTCTCACCGACCGCCGCATCGCCCGGGTCTACCGGGACGCCCGCATCCCCGTCATCTACGAGGGGGCCAACGAGATCCAGCGCAACCTCATCTACCGGCAGTCCGGCGAGCAGTAG
- a CDS encoding fumarylacetoacetate hydrolase family protein, whose amino-acid sequence MRLARLRTSDGVVSGEYDDGVVVADGTEHVVGEDGTLAPPCDPSALYCVGRNYAETLDQMDYERPDQPDFFIKPPVSVVGHGDDVPYPTFTDELTYAGELAAVVGERCHRVDEADVPDVLRGFTIMNDLDALDQPGRTARKAFDASGPLGPWIETDVDPRGIDMHTDVAGERRQEANTELMLFDPYEVVSFLSERFTFQSGDVIAFGSPANPGLVEPGDTVEITYEGVGTLENTIVEPNGD is encoded by the coding sequence ATGCGACTCGCACGACTCCGAACCAGCGATGGCGTCGTCTCCGGGGAGTACGACGACGGCGTCGTCGTCGCGGACGGCACCGAGCACGTCGTCGGCGAGGACGGTACGCTCGCGCCGCCCTGCGACCCGTCGGCGCTGTACTGCGTCGGCCGCAACTACGCGGAGACGCTCGACCAGATGGACTACGAGCGCCCCGACCAGCCGGACTTCTTCATCAAGCCGCCGGTCTCGGTGGTCGGCCACGGCGACGACGTCCCGTACCCGACGTTCACGGACGAACTGACGTACGCCGGCGAGCTCGCGGCGGTCGTCGGCGAGCGCTGCCACCGCGTCGACGAGGCCGACGTGCCGGACGTGCTGCGCGGGTTCACCATCATGAACGACCTCGACGCACTCGACCAGCCCGGGCGCACCGCGCGGAAGGCCTTCGACGCCTCCGGCCCGCTCGGCCCGTGGATCGAGACCGACGTCGACCCGCGCGGCATCGACATGCACACCGACGTCGCGGGCGAGCGACGCCAGGAAGCCAACACGGAGCTGATGCTGTTCGACCCCTACGAGGTCGTCTCGTTCCTCTCCGAGCGATTCACGTTCCAGTCGGGGGACGTCATCGCGTTCGGCAGTCCCGCCAACCCCGGGCTCGTCGAACCCGGCGACACCGTCGAAATCACGTACGAGGGCGTCGGCACCCTGGAGAACACCATCGTCGAACCGAACGGGGACTGA